A portion of the Candidatus Dadabacteria bacterium genome contains these proteins:
- a CDS encoding thiolase family protein, which translates to MSKNLPGIQETRELLKNKKVVIAGVGETEQGKIPDKSSFHFLSEASKLAIEDAGIKKDDVDGLVTAFSLVEHTFMHCTTFADYFGMNPRFFSSVAVGGATAVWMVAEAAMAISSGQAEVVLCVRGDNTLSGISSSGMLALIREMCHAEFEFPYGLTTPGGYALAAQRYLHDWNSRREHLAAVAVTMRKHAADKENAMNKDPLSIEDVLTSRVIAEPLTKYDCSIISDGGAAFIVTTEDKAKELGIENDLAYLWGMGQGYSHQYLTSLENLDQIYDAVERSGQKAFNTAGIEPRDVDIAFLYDCFTITVLLELEGLGFVPKGEGGAFALEGRMEIGKDLPVNTHGGLLSQAHLGAMHHVVEATLQLRGDAGSRQVEDPEVAVVHGNGGIVSAHSTVVLGNQPIN; encoded by the coding sequence ATGTCTAAGAACCTTCCGGGCATACAGGAGACCCGAGAACTTCTAAAGAACAAAAAAGTGGTTATCGCCGGGGTGGGTGAAACGGAACAGGGAAAGATCCCGGATAAAAGCTCCTTTCACTTCCTGAGCGAAGCCTCAAAGCTCGCTATTGAGGACGCGGGGATAAAAAAAGATGACGTGGACGGCCTCGTAACGGCCTTCTCCCTTGTCGAGCACACCTTCATGCACTGCACTACCTTTGCCGATTACTTCGGCATGAACCCGAGGTTCTTCTCCTCGGTAGCCGTGGGGGGAGCCACCGCGGTGTGGATGGTGGCCGAGGCCGCCATGGCCATATCCTCGGGGCAGGCAGAAGTGGTACTCTGCGTAAGGGGGGATAACACCCTCTCGGGGATATCGTCCTCGGGGATGCTTGCGCTTATAAGGGAGATGTGCCACGCGGAGTTTGAGTTCCCATACGGATTAACGACTCCCGGGGGATACGCACTCGCGGCGCAGAGATACCTGCATGACTGGAACAGCAGAAGAGAACACCTCGCAGCTGTGGCGGTTACCATGAGAAAGCACGCAGCTGATAAGGAAAACGCGATGAACAAGGATCCGCTCTCAATAGAGGACGTTCTTACCTCAAGAGTTATAGCGGAGCCCCTTACCAAGTATGACTGCTCGATTATCTCTGACGGGGGAGCTGCTTTCATAGTAACTACGGAAGATAAGGCGAAGGAGCTTGGAATAGAAAACGATCTTGCCTACCTCTGGGGAATGGGACAGGGATACTCTCACCAGTACCTCACCTCCCTAGAGAACCTTGACCAGATATACGACGCGGTCGAGAGATCGGGGCAGAAGGCGTTTAACACTGCGGGAATAGAACCAAGGGACGTTGACATAGCGTTTCTTTACGACTGCTTTACGATAACCGTTCTTCTTGAACTCGAGGGACTGGGTTTTGTTCCCAAGGGAGAGGGAGGAGCGTTTGCCCTTGAGGGAAGAATGGAGATAGGGAAGGACCTTCCTGTTAATACCCACGGGGGATTGCTCTCACAGGCTCACCTTGGGGCCATGCATCATGTGGTTGAGGCCACGTTGCAATTAAGGGGAGACGCGGGGTCAAGGCAGGTTGAGGACCCCGAAGTGGCGGTTGTGCATGGAAACGGTGGGATAGTGTCTGCTCACAGCACGGTGGTCCTTGGGAACCAGCCGATTAATTAA
- a CDS encoding acyl-CoA dehydrogenase, with protein sequence MDFEFTDEQRMFREMIVDFAQNEIEPLVEEAEATQTFPKQLFPMLGEIGLLGISFPEEYGGVAQDKIMDCIFSEEMGRVNAGIAMCINAHTSLSMFPIYKFGSEEQKQKYLVPGIEGKLIGSLGITEPNAGSDARSIRTQAEKKGDHYVLNGTKTWITNGTMCDYAVVAAYTDKTKKGHGISIFIVDKGTPGFSVSGKMHKLGHRSADTSELIFEGCEVGEESLLVGEGGFAGAMETLLGARITHAAKSVGIAQAAFEYALQYSKEREAFGRPISKFQAISFKLADMAVKIETARLMVYKAAWLYSKGKRCLKEASMAKLYSAEIVQWVATEALQVLGGYGYSVEYNAERYYRDARLASITEGTSEIQRIVISRELGI encoded by the coding sequence ATTGATTTCGAATTCACGGACGAGCAGCGCATGTTCCGGGAAATGATAGTGGATTTCGCCCAGAACGAGATAGAACCGCTGGTTGAAGAAGCGGAAGCCACTCAGACCTTCCCCAAGCAGCTGTTTCCCATGCTCGGGGAAATCGGACTGCTTGGAATCTCCTTTCCGGAAGAATACGGAGGGGTCGCTCAGGATAAGATAATGGACTGCATATTCTCGGAGGAAATGGGGAGGGTTAACGCCGGCATAGCTATGTGCATTAACGCCCACACAAGCCTTTCCATGTTCCCCATATACAAATTCGGCTCCGAGGAGCAGAAGCAGAAATATCTCGTCCCCGGGATCGAGGGCAAACTGATCGGCTCCCTGGGAATCACCGAACCCAATGCCGGTTCCGACGCGCGAAGCATAAGAACCCAGGCGGAAAAAAAGGGAGACCACTACGTGCTTAACGGCACGAAGACCTGGATAACAAACGGCACCATGTGCGATTACGCGGTCGTGGCCGCCTACACAGACAAGACGAAAAAGGGTCACGGGATAAGCATATTTATAGTTGACAAGGGCACCCCGGGATTTTCCGTAAGCGGAAAGATGCACAAGCTCGGGCACCGCTCCGCGGACACCTCGGAACTTATATTTGAGGGCTGTGAGGTCGGTGAAGAAAGTCTGCTCGTAGGAGAAGGGGGATTCGCGGGGGCGATGGAAACGTTGCTCGGAGCACGCATAACCCACGCCGCGAAAAGCGTCGGAATAGCTCAGGCCGCCTTTGAGTACGCTCTTCAGTATTCAAAGGAAAGAGAGGCGTTCGGAAGACCCATATCGAAGTTTCAGGCCATAAGCTTCAAGCTCGCCGATATGGCGGTCAAAATAGAGACCGCGAGACTTATGGTTTACAAGGCCGCATGGCTCTACAGCAAAGGGAAAAGATGTCTCAAGGAAGCTTCCATGGCCAAGCTCTACTCGGCCGAGATAGTGCAGTGGGTGGCCACTGAAGCCCTGCAGGTACTCGGTGGCTACGGCTACAGCGTCGAGTACAACGCAGAGAGATACTACCGCGACGCGAGGCTGGCTTCCATAACCGAAGGAACCTCGGAGATACAGCGTATCGTTATTTCGCGCGAACTTGGGATTTAG
- a CDS encoding Zn-ribbon domain-containing OB-fold protein has translation MSEEKKAYNKPLPEFRPETRPYWEAAKEHKLVIPRSRETGEFFFYPRALSPGGDMSEDIEWVESEGRGKVWTFSIHHMGPSKAYKGEPPYVVALIEMDEGVKMMSNVVDVDPSEVTIGMEVQVCFDDVTDEVTLPKFKPVG, from the coding sequence ATGTCAGAAGAGAAAAAAGCGTATAACAAGCCTTTGCCTGAGTTTCGGCCGGAGACAAGGCCGTACTGGGAGGCTGCCAAGGAGCACAAGCTGGTTATCCCGAGGTCAAGGGAGACCGGAGAGTTTTTCTTTTACCCAAGGGCTCTTTCCCCTGGGGGGGACATGAGTGAGGACATAGAGTGGGTTGAGAGTGAGGGTCGGGGGAAGGTATGGACTTTTTCCATACACCACATGGGACCATCCAAGGCGTACAAGGGTGAGCCTCCCTATGTAGTGGCCCTTATTGAGATGGACGAGGGAGTGAAGATGATGTCCAACGTGGTTGACGTGGACCCGAGTGAAGTAACTATCGGGATGGAAGTGCAGGTCTGCTTCGATGACGTCACAGATGAGGTCACCCTCCCCAAATTCAAACCAGTTGGTTAA
- a CDS encoding dehydratase has translation MPKLFYEDLNEGDEHKSSGRTITEADIVNFAGLSADYNNMHIDEEFAKKTVFKTRVAHGMLVTSIATGLWFTMPRLATVAFMGLEDWRFSGAVFPGDTIHITRKLVEKREHRRPNMGFFIFEVNVFTHKDAEKPAQKGKWVILVQRKEEA, from the coding sequence ATGCCAAAACTTTTTTACGAAGATCTGAACGAGGGAGACGAGCACAAGAGCTCAGGAAGAACCATTACTGAAGCCGACATCGTCAACTTCGCTGGACTTTCCGCAGATTACAACAATATGCACATAGACGAGGAGTTCGCCAAGAAAACCGTGTTCAAGACAAGAGTAGCCCACGGCATGCTGGTGACTTCCATAGCCACCGGCCTCTGGTTCACCATGCCGAGACTCGCTACCGTCGCCTTCATGGGCCTTGAAGACTGGAGATTTTCGGGAGCTGTATTCCCAGGTGACACGATTCACATAACGAGAAAGCTCGTTGAGAAAAGGGAACACAGGCGTCCGAACATGGGGTTCTTCATTTTTGAGGTAAACGTATTTACCCACAAAGATGCTGAAAAGCCCGCTCAGAAAGGAAAGTGGGTGATTCTCGTCCAGAGAAAGGAAGAAGCCTAA